The following are encoded in a window of Tessaracoccus flavescens genomic DNA:
- a CDS encoding carbohydrate ABC transporter permease, which yields MSTPTAATTPQEAAVPTRTSRTGGARLEERAGWLLTLPFLLLFVVFTAWPVIQSVFFSFTDIRNKDLRTPFAVDFVWFEQYAKAFADPIFRQAAFNTGYFVVVGVPLTIIVALAAAIALNSGISRFRAFFRLGFYTPVITSIVAVAVVWRFLLHPDSGLVNTVLGWVGIDGPNWLGSTTWSMPSLIAMAVWRNFGTGMIIFLAGLQAVPTQLLEASAIDGANAWQRFLNVVLPIIRPTVLFVMVTTTIGYLQFFEEPFVMTKGGPLNSTISASMYTYQQFSFGNYGFAAALSYLIFIVIAIITAIQFKFLSEKGD from the coding sequence ATGTCCACGCCTACTGCGGCCACGACGCCGCAGGAGGCAGCCGTCCCCACCCGAACCTCCCGTACCGGCGGCGCCCGGCTGGAGGAACGGGCGGGGTGGCTGCTCACCCTGCCCTTCCTCCTGCTGTTCGTCGTGTTCACGGCATGGCCCGTGATCCAGTCGGTGTTCTTCTCCTTCACCGACATCAGGAACAAGGACCTGCGCACCCCGTTCGCGGTGGACTTCGTCTGGTTCGAGCAGTACGCAAAGGCCTTCGCCGATCCGATCTTCCGTCAGGCTGCCTTCAACACCGGCTACTTCGTGGTGGTCGGCGTCCCGCTCACCATCATCGTCGCGCTGGCCGCCGCGATCGCGCTCAACAGCGGGATCTCGCGCTTCCGCGCCTTCTTCCGGCTCGGCTTCTACACGCCGGTGATCACCTCGATCGTCGCGGTGGCTGTCGTGTGGCGCTTCCTGCTCCACCCCGACAGCGGCCTGGTCAACACGGTCCTCGGCTGGGTCGGGATCGACGGGCCGAACTGGCTCGGCTCGACCACCTGGTCGATGCCCTCGCTGATCGCGATGGCGGTGTGGCGCAACTTCGGCACAGGCATGATCATCTTCCTCGCCGGCCTGCAGGCGGTTCCCACCCAGCTGCTCGAGGCGTCCGCGATCGACGGGGCGAACGCCTGGCAGCGCTTCCTCAACGTGGTGCTTCCGATCATCCGCCCGACCGTGCTGTTCGTCATGGTGACCACCACCATCGGCTACCTGCAGTTCTTCGAGGAGCCGTTCGTGATGACGAAGGGCGGCCCGCTCAACTCGACCATCTCGGCCTCGATGTACACCTACCAGCAGTTCAGCTTCGGCAACTACGGGTTCGCGGCCGCGCTCAGCTACCTGATCTTCATCGTGATCGCGATCATCACCGCGATCCAGTTCAAGTTCCTGTCGGAGAAGGGGGACTGA
- a CDS encoding carbohydrate ABC transporter permease codes for MFQDNGLRRRWWLYLILSVALIVVVTPFVWMVLGAFKTSSELRKVPPTWLPENPTLENFTSLFSRLSFDTYFLNSTLVAVAVTVGNLLFCSMVGYALAMLNFRGKKLVFGLIMATLMIPGVVTFVPLFVLVANMGLVNTLPGLILPFLVGPFGVFLMRQFIMGLPKDLVEAARIDGAGELKIFARIILPLLGPAMATLGILTFLGSWNNFLWPLVVAQTNDTYTLPVALALYSTGQNQTEYGLLMAGATVVVLPVLVVFLIFQRRFIQGIATTGIK; via the coding sequence ATGTTCCAGGACAACGGACTGCGCCGCCGCTGGTGGCTGTACCTCATCCTGAGCGTCGCGCTGATCGTCGTGGTGACGCCCTTCGTGTGGATGGTGCTCGGCGCGTTCAAGACCAGTTCGGAACTGCGGAAGGTGCCGCCGACGTGGCTTCCTGAGAATCCGACGCTCGAGAACTTCACCTCCCTGTTCAGCAGGCTCTCCTTCGACACCTACTTCCTCAACTCGACCCTCGTGGCCGTCGCGGTGACCGTTGGCAACCTGCTGTTCTGTTCGATGGTCGGCTACGCGCTCGCCATGCTGAACTTCCGGGGGAAGAAGCTCGTCTTCGGCCTGATCATGGCGACCCTGATGATTCCAGGCGTCGTCACCTTCGTTCCCCTGTTCGTGCTGGTGGCCAACATGGGGCTGGTCAACACCCTCCCCGGCCTGATCCTGCCGTTCCTCGTCGGCCCCTTCGGCGTGTTCCTGATGCGGCAGTTCATCATGGGGCTGCCGAAGGACCTCGTCGAGGCGGCGAGGATCGACGGCGCGGGAGAACTGAAGATCTTCGCCCGGATCATCCTGCCCCTGCTCGGCCCGGCGATGGCGACGCTCGGCATCCTGACCTTCCTCGGCAGCTGGAACAACTTCCTGTGGCCGCTTGTGGTCGCGCAGACCAACGACACCTACACCCTTCCTGTCGCCCTCGCCCTCTACTCGACGGGGCAGAACCAGACCGAGTACGGGCTCCTGATGGCAGGCGCGACCGTCGTCGTGCTTCCGGTGCTCGTGGTCTTCCTGATTTTCCAGCGGCGCTTCATCCAGGGAATCGCCACCACAGGAATCAAGTAA
- a CDS encoding glucoamylase family protein: protein MSSPFQISRRTALAGGVTAAALASLPGFASADPRHPVPVPEGTDRATLMRWAKDTWRSMVAMTDPRTGLISDNITGDLRTNAHYTSPTNLGGYLWSTLVARDLRIITPGEANNRIRQTLRTLRTMEHHDGAGMFFNWYDPRDGSVVHEWPDDGNPVVPFVSSIDAAWLGAALLVVRNGDRGTSKLAGELFARMRFDVFADPTFSKPYLNYGGYYLEEPTRLTSPPPTIARDLIGEGREVWYTRDHHYDTIVSETRITTYLGIAKRQIPPESYYQAWRTFPPDWDWQESIPVGEWHTYLGVDVYEGAYDYLGRLTVPGWGGSMFEELMPNVFVPEEDWAPNSWGRNHPRHVAVQREHGLREYGYWGFSPASHPAGGYSEWGVDALGLNPEGYFSDVERTDYSARTNPDPVFGDGVVTPHAAFLAMMHDPAGSFTNLAKIERDFDAYGPGGFYDAVATGSGQVARRHLSLDQAMILGALGNVLTGGNLRRYFVKGEVEAHLRHVIEPEEFAPVG from the coding sequence ATGTCCAGCCCATTCCAGATCAGCAGAAGAACCGCGCTCGCAGGCGGCGTCACCGCCGCGGCGCTTGCGAGCCTTCCGGGGTTCGCCTCGGCCGACCCACGCCACCCCGTTCCGGTACCGGAGGGGACCGACCGCGCAACGCTCATGCGGTGGGCGAAGGACACGTGGCGCTCGATGGTCGCGATGACCGATCCCCGCACCGGGCTCATCTCCGACAACATCACGGGCGATCTCAGGACCAACGCCCACTACACCTCCCCCACCAACCTGGGCGGCTACCTGTGGAGCACGCTCGTCGCGCGCGACCTCAGGATCATCACGCCCGGGGAGGCGAACAACCGGATCCGGCAGACGCTGCGGACTCTCCGCACGATGGAACACCACGACGGTGCGGGCATGTTCTTCAACTGGTACGACCCGCGCGACGGATCCGTCGTGCACGAGTGGCCCGACGACGGCAACCCGGTCGTGCCGTTCGTCAGCAGCATCGACGCCGCCTGGCTCGGCGCCGCGCTGCTCGTCGTCCGCAACGGTGACCGTGGCACCTCGAAGCTGGCGGGCGAACTGTTCGCCAGGATGCGCTTCGACGTCTTCGCCGACCCGACCTTCTCCAAGCCCTATCTCAACTACGGCGGCTACTACCTTGAGGAGCCGACGAGGCTGACCAGCCCTCCCCCGACGATCGCGCGCGACCTGATCGGCGAGGGCCGCGAGGTCTGGTACACCCGCGACCACCACTACGACACGATCGTCTCCGAGACGAGGATCACCACCTACCTCGGTATCGCGAAGCGCCAGATCCCGCCGGAGTCGTACTACCAGGCGTGGCGCACCTTCCCGCCGGACTGGGACTGGCAGGAGTCCATCCCTGTCGGCGAATGGCACACCTATCTCGGGGTCGACGTCTACGAGGGCGCCTACGACTACCTCGGCCGCCTGACGGTGCCGGGCTGGGGCGGCTCGATGTTCGAGGAGCTGATGCCGAACGTGTTCGTCCCCGAGGAGGACTGGGCGCCGAACTCGTGGGGCAGGAATCATCCCCGCCACGTCGCGGTGCAGCGGGAGCACGGCCTCCGGGAGTACGGCTACTGGGGCTTCTCCCCGGCCAGCCATCCGGCGGGAGGGTACAGCGAGTGGGGCGTCGACGCGCTCGGCCTGAACCCCGAGGGCTACTTCTCCGACGTCGAGCGCACGGACTACAGCGCCCGCACGAACCCCGATCCGGTCTTCGGTGACGGCGTCGTGACGCCGCACGCGGCCTTCCTCGCGATGATGCACGATCCCGCAGGGTCGTTCACCAACCTCGCGAAGATCGAACGGGACTTCGACGCCTACGGACCGGGAGGCTTCTACGACGCCGTCGCCACCGGCTCCGGACAGGTCGCCCGAAGGCACCTGTCGCTCGATCAGGCGATGATCCTCGGTGCCCTCGGCAACGTCCTCACGGGCGGGAACCTGCGGCGCTACTTCGTCAAGGGCGAGGTCGAGGCGCACCTGCGCCACGTCATCGAGCCAGAGGAGTTCGCCCCCGTCGGCTGA
- a CDS encoding glycoside hydrolase family 3 protein, whose translation MLTQRITPDGLAYRDLNGNSRLDPYEDPRLDVDERVSDLIGRLSLPEKIGLMFHTVIEAGADGSVLAGPGAISKSGTAEVVTSKLLNHFNVHHLGEPRAAARWYNAVQALAETTPHGIPVTISSDPRHSFAENAGASFSAGSFSQWPEMLGLAALRDPGLVRRFADTARREYLAVGIRAALHPTLDLATEPRWARQAQTFGQDPALVAELGTAYIEGMQGPCLGRDSVACTAKHFPGGGAVKDGEDSHFPYGAEAVYPSGSQEAHLSPFPAAIAAGVSAVMPYYSKPIGLTLRGIEADEVGFGYNRAIITDLLRGELGFGGVVLSDWELVNDNHVGDQVLPARAWGVEDLDPAGRMQLLLEAGCDQLGGEECVEILAGLVADGRVSEARIDESVGRLLRVKFELGLFDDPYVDEEKAAEVLGERASHAEGLRAQSASVTVLKGSLPVTAGRVYVEGLDRAAASRLGEVVDRPEDADVAVIRLQAPFEPRDDLFLESWFHQGSLDFPPGLAWRLARIARHCRLVLDVFLDRPAVVTGLLEVADVLVADYGTSDEALVDALTGEVEAVGRLPFDLPRSMDDVRAHPEDRVGIEDPLFPAGFRAS comes from the coding sequence GTGCTCACCCAGCGCATCACACCCGACGGCCTCGCCTACCGCGACCTCAACGGCAACTCCCGGCTCGACCCCTACGAGGATCCCCGCCTCGACGTCGACGAACGGGTCTCCGACCTGATCGGCAGGCTCAGCCTGCCCGAGAAGATCGGCCTGATGTTCCACACCGTCATCGAGGCCGGAGCGGACGGATCGGTGCTCGCCGGGCCGGGCGCCATCTCCAAGTCCGGGACGGCCGAGGTCGTCACCTCGAAGCTGCTCAACCACTTCAACGTGCACCACCTCGGGGAGCCACGCGCGGCGGCGCGATGGTACAACGCCGTCCAGGCGCTGGCGGAGACGACACCGCACGGCATCCCCGTCACGATCTCGAGCGATCCGCGGCATTCCTTCGCCGAGAACGCGGGCGCCAGCTTCTCCGCGGGCAGCTTCTCCCAGTGGCCCGAGATGCTGGGGCTCGCGGCCCTGCGCGACCCGGGCCTCGTGCGACGCTTCGCCGACACCGCGCGCCGCGAGTACCTCGCCGTCGGCATCCGGGCCGCGCTCCACCCGACGCTGGATCTGGCGACCGAACCCCGGTGGGCGAGGCAGGCACAGACCTTCGGCCAGGACCCCGCCCTCGTCGCCGAGCTCGGCACCGCCTACATCGAGGGCATGCAGGGTCCATGCCTGGGTCGCGACTCCGTCGCCTGCACCGCCAAGCACTTCCCCGGTGGCGGCGCGGTCAAGGACGGTGAGGACTCCCACTTCCCCTACGGCGCGGAGGCGGTCTACCCCAGCGGTAGCCAGGAGGCCCACCTCTCGCCCTTCCCCGCAGCCATCGCCGCAGGGGTCAGCGCCGTGATGCCGTACTACTCCAAGCCGATCGGCCTGACGCTGCGCGGGATCGAGGCGGACGAGGTGGGCTTCGGCTACAACCGGGCGATCATCACCGACCTGCTGCGCGGCGAGCTCGGCTTCGGTGGTGTCGTGCTCTCCGACTGGGAACTGGTAAACGACAACCACGTCGGCGACCAGGTGCTGCCCGCCCGTGCCTGGGGGGTCGAGGATCTCGACCCGGCCGGTCGGATGCAGTTGCTGCTCGAGGCGGGGTGTGACCAGTTGGGTGGCGAGGAGTGCGTCGAGATCCTCGCCGGCCTCGTCGCGGACGGCCGGGTCAGCGAGGCGAGGATCGACGAGTCGGTCGGGCGCCTGCTCCGGGTCAAGTTCGAACTCGGCCTGTTCGACGATCCCTATGTGGATGAGGAGAAGGCCGCAGAAGTGCTGGGCGAGCGGGCCTCGCACGCCGAGGGTCTTCGCGCGCAGTCGGCGTCGGTCACCGTGTTGAAGGGAAGCCTTCCCGTCACCGCTGGCAGGGTCTACGTCGAGGGGCTTGACCGGGCGGCAGCGTCACGGCTCGGCGAGGTGGTCGACCGCCCCGAGGACGCCGACGTGGCGGTGATCCGTCTGCAGGCACCCTTCGAACCCCGCGACGACCTGTTTCTCGAGTCATGGTTCCATCAGGGATCGCTCGACTTCCCCCCGGGTCTCGCCTGGCGCCTGGCCAGGATCGCTCGTCACTGCAGGCTCGTCCTCGACGTCTTCCTCGACCGGCCCGCCGTCGTGACCGGGCTGCTGGAGGTCGCCGACGTGCTCGTCGCCGACTACGGCACGAGCGACGAGGCGCTGGTCGATGCGCTCACCGGTGAGGTCGAGGCCGTCGGAAGGCTGCCCTTCGACCTTCCGCGGTCGATGGACGACGTGCGGGCGCACCCCGAGGACCGGGTCGGCATCGAGGACCCGCTGTTTCCCGCGGGCTTCCGCGCCAGCTAG